The Pseudomonas orientalis genome contains a region encoding:
- a CDS encoding amidase, with amino-acid sequence MIRRRPFTSLFVLLLLALLGWIWHERVNLQAFPDIIAAYTAKEYCSCRYVQNNPAQYCLGYVKQYVPTSAFVDTPERSEVTASGLGRTHTARWLGDRQGCRLNP; translated from the coding sequence ATGATTCGCCGTCGCCCGTTTACCAGCCTGTTTGTGCTGCTGTTGCTCGCCCTGCTGGGCTGGATCTGGCACGAACGCGTCAACCTGCAAGCCTTCCCCGACATCATCGCGGCGTACACGGCCAAGGAGTATTGCTCGTGCCGGTATGTGCAGAACAACCCGGCGCAGTATTGCCTGGGGTATGTGAAGCAGTACGTGCCGACCAGTGCGTTTGTCGACACGCCGGAGCGCAGTGAAGTGACGGCGAGTGGGTTGGGGCGTACGCATACGGCGCGATGGTTAGGTGATCGCCAAGGCTGCCGCCTCAACCCCTGA
- a CDS encoding YceI family protein, with protein sequence MSIKPLAFALLAAAAVPAHADWYLDNESSRLSFVTTKNTEIAEVHRFLVLHGKVDGQGAAQVQVELESINSGIPLRDERMRKQLFEIKQFPEALISTQINLQPINDLASGAQLELRLPLSITLHGKTHTYNAELLATRLDDRRFQVVTLEPVVVRAEDFELQPGVAALRKAAGLKSISLSVPVGAVLIFTAR encoded by the coding sequence ATGTCAATCAAACCCTTGGCCTTCGCCCTCTTGGCCGCCGCAGCCGTGCCTGCCCACGCCGACTGGTACCTGGATAACGAATCCTCACGCCTGTCCTTCGTCACCACCAAAAATACCGAGATTGCAGAAGTGCACCGCTTCCTGGTGCTGCACGGCAAGGTCGACGGCCAGGGCGCGGCCCAGGTGCAGGTGGAGCTGGAGTCGATCAACAGTGGCATCCCGCTGCGTGACGAGCGCATGCGTAAGCAACTGTTCGAGATCAAGCAGTTTCCCGAAGCGTTGATCAGCACCCAGATCAACCTGCAGCCGATCAATGATTTGGCGTCCGGCGCGCAATTGGAATTGCGCCTGCCGCTGAGTATCACCTTGCATGGCAAGACCCACACCTACAACGCCGAGCTGCTGGCCACGCGTCTGGATGATCGGCGCTTTCAGGTCGTGACCCTGGAGCCGGTGGTGGTGCGCGCCGAAGATTTCGAGCTGCAACCCGGCGTGGCGGCATTGCGCAAAGCGGCGGGGTTGAAGTCGATCAGCTTGTCGGTGCCGGTGGGTGCGGTGCTGATCTTCACGGCGCGCTGA
- a CDS encoding phospholipase D-like domain-containing protein, whose product MGGAVFPWRSANRFELLIDGPNFFPQMLVGIARAERQVDLELYLVEAGACAEAMVQALVLAAERGVQVRCLFDDYGSLAFTLGLRKRLTDAGVQLRFYNRLSWRRWMRNLYRDHRKLLLIDQDVAVIGGTGVTDEFWTPGQDTADWHEVMVQISGPLVLDWQALFDRQWHANAARREWKPATHFGLARLPKVPATGPGLGRVAYADARQHRDILQSLIRGLNSSKGRIWLATPYFLPTWSVRRALRRAAGRGVDVRLLLTGPRTDHPSVRYAGHRYYPRLLRSGVQIFEYQPCFLHLKMVLVDDWVSIGSCNFDHWNLRFNLEANLEALDPELTQAVAGSFERDFAQSQAVSLEAWKARPLWRRVKQRVWGWIDRLVVNLLGRRG is encoded by the coding sequence ATGGGCGGCGCGGTGTTCCCGTGGCGCAGCGCCAACCGCTTCGAGTTGTTGATCGACGGCCCGAATTTTTTCCCGCAGATGCTGGTGGGCATTGCCCGCGCCGAGCGGCAAGTGGATCTGGAGCTGTATCTGGTGGAAGCCGGGGCCTGTGCCGAAGCGATGGTGCAGGCGCTGGTACTCGCGGCTGAGCGCGGGGTGCAGGTGCGCTGCCTGTTCGATGATTACGGCAGCCTGGCGTTTACCCTCGGGCTGCGCAAGCGGTTGACCGACGCGGGTGTGCAGCTGCGTTTCTATAATCGCCTGAGCTGGCGGCGCTGGATGCGCAACCTGTACCGCGACCACCGCAAGCTGCTGCTGATCGACCAGGACGTCGCGGTGATCGGCGGGACCGGCGTTACCGATGAATTCTGGACGCCTGGGCAAGACACGGCCGACTGGCATGAGGTGATGGTGCAGATCAGCGGCCCGCTGGTGCTGGACTGGCAGGCTTTGTTCGACCGCCAATGGCACGCCAACGCGGCACGTCGAGAATGGAAACCGGCGACCCATTTCGGCCTGGCGCGGTTGCCCAAGGTGCCTGCGACCGGGCCGGGGCTTGGTCGCGTGGCGTACGCCGACGCCCGTCAACACCGTGATATTTTGCAGTCGTTGATTCGCGGCTTGAACAGCAGCAAAGGGCGCATCTGGCTGGCGACGCCGTATTTCCTGCCGACCTGGAGCGTGCGCCGTGCCTTGCGCCGTGCGGCCGGACGCGGTGTGGATGTGCGCTTGCTGCTCACCGGTCCGCGTACCGATCATCCGTCGGTACGTTACGCCGGCCATCGTTATTACCCGCGTCTGCTGCGTTCAGGCGTGCAGATCTTTGAATACCAGCCGTGCTTTTTGCACCTGAAGATGGTGCTGGTGGATGACTGGGTCAGCATTGGCTCGTGCAATTTCGACCACTGGAATCTGCGCTTCAATCTGGAAGCCAACCTGGAAGCGCTGGACCCTGAATTGACGCAGGCGGTGGCGGGCAGTTTCGAGCGTGATTTTGCGCAAAGCCAGGCGGTCAGCCTGGAGGCCTGGAAGGCGCGGCCATTGTGGCGGCGGGTGAAGCAGCGGGTGTGGGGGTGGATTGATCGGTTGGTGGTCAATCTGCTGGGCCGACGCGGCTAG
- the bglX gene encoding beta-glucosidase BglX, with the protein MKKLCLLGLVATLASHPVWAETKPAALKDKDAFVSDLLRQMTLDEKIGQLRLISIGPEMPRELIRKEIAAGRIGGTFNSITRPENRPMQDAAMRSRLKIPMFFAYDVIHGHRTIFPISLALASSWDMDAIGRSGRIAAQEAAADSLDITFAPMVDISRDPRWGRTSEGFGEDTYLVSRIAEVMVKAFQGASAANADSIMASVKHFALYGAVEGGRDYNVVDMSPVKMYQDYLPPYHAAIKAGSGGVMVALNSINGVPATANTWLMNDLLRKDWGFKGLAVSDHGAIFELIKHGVARDGREAAKLAIKAGIDMSMNDTLYGKELPGLLKSGEIEQSDIDNAVREVLGAKYDMGLFKDPYLRIGKAEDDPADTYADSRLHRADARDIARRSLVLLKNHNQTLPLKKSATIALVGPLAKAPIDMMGSWAAAGKPEQSVTLLDGMNAVIGGKGKILYARGANITGDKAVLDYLNFLNFDAPEVVDDPRPAQVLIDEAVKAAQNADVIVAAVGESRGMSHESSSRTDLNIPQSQRDLIKALKATGKPLVLVLMNGRPLSILEENQQADAILETWFSGTEGGNAIADVLFGDYNPSGKLPITFPRSVGQIPTYYNHLSIGRPFTPGKPGNYTSQYFDDTTGPLFPFGYGLSYTTFGLSDMALSSTTLNKTGKLDASVTVKNTGKVDGETVVQLYIQDVAGSMIRPVKELKNFQKVMLKAGEERTLHFTITEEDLKFYNAQLKFAAEPGEFNVQIGLDSQDVQQQSFELL; encoded by the coding sequence ATGAAGAAGCTGTGTTTGCTCGGCCTTGTTGCCACTCTGGCCAGCCACCCCGTATGGGCAGAAACAAAGCCTGCTGCGCTTAAAGACAAGGACGCCTTCGTCAGCGACCTGCTCAGGCAGATGACCCTCGATGAAAAGATCGGCCAGTTGCGCCTGATCAGCATCGGCCCGGAAATGCCCCGCGAGCTGATCCGCAAGGAAATCGCCGCCGGCCGCATCGGCGGCACCTTCAACTCCATCACCCGCCCGGAAAACCGTCCGATGCAGGACGCGGCCATGCGCAGCCGCTTGAAGATCCCGATGTTCTTCGCCTACGACGTGATCCACGGCCATCGTACGATTTTCCCGATCAGCCTGGCCCTGGCCTCCAGCTGGGACATGGACGCCATCGGCCGCTCCGGGCGCATCGCCGCCCAGGAAGCCGCCGCCGACAGCCTCGACATCACCTTCGCGCCGATGGTCGACATCTCCCGTGACCCGCGCTGGGGCCGCACCTCCGAAGGCTTCGGCGAAGACACCTACCTGGTGTCGCGCATTGCCGAAGTGATGGTCAAGGCGTTCCAGGGCGCCAGCGCCGCAAATGCCGACAGCATCATGGCCAGCGTCAAGCACTTCGCCCTGTACGGCGCGGTGGAAGGCGGCCGCGACTACAACGTGGTCGACATGAGCCCGGTCAAGATGTACCAGGACTACCTGCCGCCCTACCACGCGGCGATCAAGGCCGGCTCAGGCGGCGTGATGGTGGCGCTCAACTCGATCAACGGCGTGCCCGCCACCGCCAACACCTGGCTGATGAACGACCTGTTGCGCAAGGACTGGGGCTTCAAGGGCCTGGCCGTGAGCGACCACGGCGCGATCTTCGAACTGATCAAGCACGGCGTGGCCAGGGACGGGCGTGAAGCCGCCAAGCTGGCGATCAAGGCCGGCATCGACATGAGCATGAACGACACGTTGTACGGCAAGGAACTGCCGGGGCTGCTAAAGTCCGGCGAGATCGAACAGAGCGACATCGACAATGCCGTGCGCGAAGTGCTCGGCGCCAAGTACGACATGGGCCTGTTCAAGGACCCGTACCTGCGCATAGGCAAGGCTGAGGACGACCCGGCCGACACCTATGCCGACAGCCGCCTGCACCGTGCCGATGCACGCGACATCGCGCGCCGCAGCCTGGTGCTGCTGAAGAACCACAACCAGACCCTGCCCCTGAAAAAATCCGCGACCATCGCCCTGGTGGGCCCGCTGGCCAAGGCCCCGATCGACATGATGGGCAGCTGGGCGGCGGCCGGCAAGCCGGAACAGTCGGTGACCCTGCTGGACGGCATGAACGCCGTGATCGGCGGAAAGGGCAAGATCCTCTACGCCCGTGGCGCCAACATCACCGGCGACAAGGCGGTGCTCGACTACCTCAACTTCCTCAACTTCGATGCCCCGGAAGTGGTGGATGACCCGCGCCCGGCCCAGGTGCTGATCGATGAGGCGGTGAAGGCTGCGCAGAATGCTGACGTGATCGTCGCGGCCGTGGGCGAGTCCCGTGGCATGTCCCACGAGTCGTCAAGCCGCACCGACCTGAACATCCCGCAAAGCCAGCGCGACCTGATCAAGGCCCTCAAGGCCACCGGCAAGCCGTTGGTGCTGGTGCTGATGAACGGCCGGCCGCTGTCGATTCTCGAAGAGAACCAACAGGCTGACGCGATCCTGGAAACCTGGTTCTCCGGGACCGAAGGCGGCAACGCCATCGCCGACGTGCTGTTCGGTGACTACAACCCGTCGGGCAAGCTGCCAATCACCTTCCCACGCTCCGTGGGACAGATTCCCACCTACTACAACCACCTGAGCATCGGCCGGCCATTCACGCCGGGCAAGCCGGGCAACTACACCTCGCAGTACTTCGATGACACCACCGGCCCCCTGTTCCCGTTTGGCTATGGCCTGAGCTACACCACGTTCGGCCTGTCGGACATGGCGCTGTCGTCCACCACCCTGAACAAGACCGGCAAGCTCGACGCCAGCGTCACCGTGAAAAACACCGGCAAAGTGGATGGCGAAACCGTGGTGCAGTTGTATATCCAGGACGTGGCCGGCTCGATGATCCGCCCGGTGAAAGAGCTGAAGAACTTCCAGAAAGTAATGCTCAAGGCGGGTGAAGAACGCACCTTGCACTTCACCATTACCGAGGAAGACTTGAAGTTCTACAACGCCCAGCTCAAATTCGCCGCAGAGCCGGGTGAGTTCAATGTACAGATCGGGCTGGATTCCCAGGATGTGCAGCAGCAGAGCTTTGAACTGCTCTAA